The following coding sequences are from one Ursus arctos isolate Adak ecotype North America unplaced genomic scaffold, UrsArc2.0 scaffold_23, whole genome shotgun sequence window:
- the BATF2 gene encoding basic leucine zipper transcriptional factor ATF-like 2 isoform X1: MHLCGGNGLLTRTDLEEHQRLKKKQKNRAAAQRSRQKHTDKADALHQQHEALEKHNHVLRKEIQALQAELVWWGRTLHAHERLCRVDSATWLAPVTPGCWGQTERPPDPMLHGQHGCQEQLGLFQTPVSSPSAPRLSPDPQPHSSPGLPLSPLPSLSVGSTEVAVPPPQLSPSPVQSASPTGSSLLRPSSKLDTLLPGPPAQPAPLQPSVMEHPPRGKLGSSPDGLIAPLGLACLHSQEHKPEMLPAADQQGLGVDPSPHPLLAFPLLSSAQVHF, translated from the exons ATGCACCTCTGTGGGGGCAATGGGCTGCTGACCAGGACG GACCTCGAGGAGCATCAGAGgctgaagaagaaacagaagaatcgTGCAGCCGCCCAGCGCAGCCGGCAGAAGCACACGGACAAGGCGGACGCCCTGCACCAG CAGCACGAGGCCCTGGAGAAACACAACCACGTGCTGCGGAAGGAGATCCAGGCCCTGCAGGCCGAACTGGTGTGGTGGGGCCGGACCCTGCATGCGCATGAGCGCCTGTGCCGCGTGGACTCTGCCACCTGGTTGGCTCCGGTGACCCCTGGCTGCTGGGGCCAGACCGAGCGGCCCCCAGACCCCATGCTCCATGGACAACATGGCTGCCAGGAGCAGTTGGGCCTGTTCCAGACCCCAGTCTCTTCTCCCTCGGCTCCCCGGCTCTCTCCAGATCCGCAGCCTCATAGTTCGCCTGGCCTccccctgtcccctctgccctctctgtcCGTTGGCTCTACAGAGGTCGCTGtaccccctccccagctgtccCCCAGCCCTGTCCAGTCAGCCTCACCCACTGGCTCCAGCCTGCTGAGGCCTTCCTCCAAGCTTGATACCCTCCTGCCCGGCCCCCCAGCCCAACCTGCCCCTCTACAGCCCTCTGTGATGGAGCACCCCCCCAGAGGGAAGCTGGGGTCCTCACCTGACGGCCTCATAGCGCCTCTGGGGCTGGCCTGCCTGCACAGTCAGGAACACAAGCCTGAGATGTTACCGGCAGCAGATCAGCAAGGGCTGGGCGTGGATCCCAGCCCCCATCCACTCCtggccttccccctgctctcctctgCTCAAGTCCACTTCTAA
- the ARL2 gene encoding ADP-ribosylation factor-like protein 2 produces MGLLTILKKMKQKERELRLLMLGLDNAGKTTILKKFNGEDIDTISPTLGFNIKTLEHRGFKLNIWDVGGQKSLRSYWRNYFESTDGLIWVVDSADRQRMQDCQRELQSLLVEERLAGATLLIFANKQDLPGALSSNAIREALELDSIHSHHWCIQGCSAVTGENLLLGIDWLLDDISSRIFTAD; encoded by the exons ATGGGGCTTCTGACCATTCTGAAGAAGATGAAGCAGAAAGAGCGGGAGCTGCGACTGCTCATGCT CGGCCTGGACAACGCTGGCAAAACGACCATCCTCAAGAAGTTCAATGGCGAAGACATTGACACCATCTCCCCGACGCTGGGCTTCAACATCAAGACGCTGGAGCACCGAGG ATTCAAGCTGAACATCTGGGATGTGGGTGGCCAGAAGTCCCTGCGGTCCTACTGGCGGAACTACTTCGAGAGCACGGACGGCCTCATCTGGGTGGTGGACAGCGCCGACCGCCAGCGCATGCAGGACTGCCAGCGGGAGCTCCAGAGCCTGCtggtggaggag CGCCTGGCTGGAGCCACCCTGCTCATCTTTGCCAACAAGCAAGACCTGCCCGGAGCACTGTCCTCTAACGCCATCCGTGAG GCCCTGGAGCTGGACTCCATCCACAGCCACCACTGGTGCATCCAGGGCTGTAGCGCCGTCACCGGCGAGAACCTCCTACTCGGCATTGACTGGCTCCTGGATGACATTTCCAGCCGCATCTTCACGGCCGACTGA
- the BATF2 gene encoding basic leucine zipper transcriptional factor ATF-like 2 isoform X2 produces the protein MHLCGGNGLLTRTDLEEHQRLKKKQKNRAAAQRSRQKHTDKADALHQHEALEKHNHVLRKEIQALQAELVWWGRTLHAHERLCRVDSATWLAPVTPGCWGQTERPPDPMLHGQHGCQEQLGLFQTPVSSPSAPRLSPDPQPHSSPGLPLSPLPSLSVGSTEVAVPPPQLSPSPVQSASPTGSSLLRPSSKLDTLLPGPPAQPAPLQPSVMEHPPRGKLGSSPDGLIAPLGLACLHSQEHKPEMLPAADQQGLGVDPSPHPLLAFPLLSSAQVHF, from the exons ATGCACCTCTGTGGGGGCAATGGGCTGCTGACCAGGACG GACCTCGAGGAGCATCAGAGgctgaagaagaaacagaagaatcgTGCAGCCGCCCAGCGCAGCCGGCAGAAGCACACGGACAAGGCGGACGCCCTGCACCAG CACGAGGCCCTGGAGAAACACAACCACGTGCTGCGGAAGGAGATCCAGGCCCTGCAGGCCGAACTGGTGTGGTGGGGCCGGACCCTGCATGCGCATGAGCGCCTGTGCCGCGTGGACTCTGCCACCTGGTTGGCTCCGGTGACCCCTGGCTGCTGGGGCCAGACCGAGCGGCCCCCAGACCCCATGCTCCATGGACAACATGGCTGCCAGGAGCAGTTGGGCCTGTTCCAGACCCCAGTCTCTTCTCCCTCGGCTCCCCGGCTCTCTCCAGATCCGCAGCCTCATAGTTCGCCTGGCCTccccctgtcccctctgccctctctgtcCGTTGGCTCTACAGAGGTCGCTGtaccccctccccagctgtccCCCAGCCCTGTCCAGTCAGCCTCACCCACTGGCTCCAGCCTGCTGAGGCCTTCCTCCAAGCTTGATACCCTCCTGCCCGGCCCCCCAGCCCAACCTGCCCCTCTACAGCCCTCTGTGATGGAGCACCCCCCCAGAGGGAAGCTGGGGTCCTCACCTGACGGCCTCATAGCGCCTCTGGGGCTGGCCTGCCTGCACAGTCAGGAACACAAGCCTGAGATGTTACCGGCAGCAGATCAGCAAGGGCTGGGCGTGGATCCCAGCCCCCATCCACTCCtggccttccccctgctctcctctgCTCAAGTCCACTTCTAA
- the BATF2 gene encoding basic leucine zipper transcriptional factor ATF-like 2 isoform X3, whose product MLADISPPPICFCPQQHEALEKHNHVLRKEIQALQAELVWWGRTLHAHERLCRVDSATWLAPVTPGCWGQTERPPDPMLHGQHGCQEQLGLFQTPVSSPSAPRLSPDPQPHSSPGLPLSPLPSLSVGSTEVAVPPPQLSPSPVQSASPTGSSLLRPSSKLDTLLPGPPAQPAPLQPSVMEHPPRGKLGSSPDGLIAPLGLACLHSQEHKPEMLPAADQQGLGVDPSPHPLLAFPLLSSAQVHF is encoded by the coding sequence ATGCTGGCTGACATCTCTCCCCCACCCATCTGCTTCTGCCCCCAGCAGCACGAGGCCCTGGAGAAACACAACCACGTGCTGCGGAAGGAGATCCAGGCCCTGCAGGCCGAACTGGTGTGGTGGGGCCGGACCCTGCATGCGCATGAGCGCCTGTGCCGCGTGGACTCTGCCACCTGGTTGGCTCCGGTGACCCCTGGCTGCTGGGGCCAGACCGAGCGGCCCCCAGACCCCATGCTCCATGGACAACATGGCTGCCAGGAGCAGTTGGGCCTGTTCCAGACCCCAGTCTCTTCTCCCTCGGCTCCCCGGCTCTCTCCAGATCCGCAGCCTCATAGTTCGCCTGGCCTccccctgtcccctctgccctctctgtcCGTTGGCTCTACAGAGGTCGCTGtaccccctccccagctgtccCCCAGCCCTGTCCAGTCAGCCTCACCCACTGGCTCCAGCCTGCTGAGGCCTTCCTCCAAGCTTGATACCCTCCTGCCCGGCCCCCCAGCCCAACCTGCCCCTCTACAGCCCTCTGTGATGGAGCACCCCCCCAGAGGGAAGCTGGGGTCCTCACCTGACGGCCTCATAGCGCCTCTGGGGCTGGCCTGCCTGCACAGTCAGGAACACAAGCCTGAGATGTTACCGGCAGCAGATCAGCAAGGGCTGGGCGTGGATCCCAGCCCCCATCCACTCCtggccttccccctgctctcctctgCTCAAGTCCACTTCTAA